A stretch of Borrelia turcica IST7 DNA encodes these proteins:
- a CDS encoding alpha/beta hydrolase, translated as MNIKNVIFIFIFLLLLILVSPRVKFKNEFIKIKVPNKLEELDQYLLFEESKFNLEENTKKEIIWNKGKEITEYSVVYFHGFGSSKNGIYPVPHNIAKALNANIFFTRFKGHGIDEKDALKGVKTQDWLRDIDEAIQIGKLIGEKLIIIGTSNGGAAAIWALETYPTEIHSTVLISPNISPKDKRTNLIYYPWGRQIAYLVTGGYNKFETRENKRVEHEVVKTFHSKLQQVDSIIAMMGLVKLINSHGFDKIKTPMIIIYPPKDPTVDSSKISQFISEYGGYKKEIPITLIESYHSHVPVGNHSYRSAQNTSYFTKYAVDFIKKIKSK; from the coding sequence ATGAACATTAAAAATGTTATTTTCATCTTTATATTCTTACTTCTCTTAATACTAGTCAGTCCAAGAGTAAAATTTAAGAATGAATTTATAAAAATCAAAGTTCCTAATAAACTTGAAGAACTGGATCAATACTTATTGTTTGAAGAATCTAAGTTCAATTTAGAAGAAAATACAAAAAAAGAAATCATATGGAACAAAGGTAAAGAAATAACGGAATATTCTGTTGTTTACTTTCATGGGTTTGGGTCATCCAAAAACGGAATTTATCCCGTTCCACATAACATAGCCAAAGCTTTAAATGCAAATATTTTTTTTACAAGATTCAAAGGACACGGAATTGACGAAAAAGATGCACTTAAAGGTGTTAAAACTCAAGACTGGTTAAGGGATATTGATGAAGCTATTCAAATTGGGAAGTTAATAGGAGAAAAACTAATAATTATTGGAACCTCAAACGGTGGAGCTGCTGCTATTTGGGCATTAGAAACCTACCCAACCGAAATACATTCTACTGTCTTAATATCTCCTAATATTTCTCCTAAAGATAAGAGAACAAACTTAATTTACTATCCTTGGGGACGCCAAATTGCATATCTTGTAACAGGTGGATACAACAAGTTTGAAACAAGAGAAAATAAGAGAGTCGAACACGAAGTGGTTAAAACATTTCATTCAAAATTGCAACAAGTAGATTCAATAATTGCAATGATGGGGCTTGTTAAGCTAATTAATTCACATGGATTTGATAAGATAAAGACCCCTATGATAATAATTTATCCTCCTAAGGATCCAACAGTAGATTCTAGCAAAATAAGTCAGTTTATAAGTGAGTATGGAGGCTATAAAAAGGAAATACCTATTACACTTATTGAAAGTTATCACTCTCATGTTCCTGTTGGGAATCACAGCTATAGAAGTGCTCAAAACACATCTTACTTCACAAAATATGCAGTTGATTTTATTAAAAAAATAAAAAGCAAGTAA
- a CDS encoding transcriptional repressor gives MDNDTMEVHSTLEKVGITNDPVLLKALTTELGMKASHSRNRIILHIASNPREYFTAKEIYNKLITEIPSLSKATVYNTLNILKERNILKDIKTTDQKETRFYLSLSSTIAHFKCNKCNQVYPIQLDEIKDILKDKLGEEWRTKSIEIIYSGACNNCSQKLSKENLDTLYDSTHKENNL, from the coding sequence ATGGATAATGACACAATGGAAGTGCATTCCACTTTGGAAAAAGTAGGTATTACTAATGACCCTGTCTTGTTAAAAGCATTAACAACAGAGTTGGGAATGAAAGCTTCTCATTCAAGGAATAGGATAATTTTACATATAGCATCAAATCCAAGGGAATATTTTACAGCAAAAGAAATTTATAATAAATTAATAACAGAAATACCAAGTTTATCAAAAGCAACAGTATACAATACACTAAACATTTTGAAAGAACGCAATATTTTAAAAGACATAAAAACGACTGACCAGAAAGAAACAAGGTTTTACCTAAGTTTGTCTTCTACAATAGCTCACTTTAAGTGTAATAAATGCAACCAAGTTTACCCTATACAACTTGATGAGATTAAAGATATTCTGAAAGACAAACTTGGAGAAGAATGGAGAACTAAATCTATTGAAATCATTTATTCAGGGGCATGTAACAATTGCTCCCAGAAATTGAGTAAAGAAAATTTAGACACTCTTTACGACTCTACTCATAAGGAAAATAATTTATGA
- a CDS encoding histidine kinase, with the protein MLFRKFRRSNTYIVIISITAFAESKLYSILSNTKYLIENKKIYYKIHWTFPTYFFEILKLNPELNEWFFKRLKNNEDIYIPSTYSGSPHEYMLHDEIHVDLYWALKNPFSSGYKDLFKDNPPMFYIYKMEKLRKKVLELYRKLNFNYIEGIRYAKNKKKYLVFYKNNCQFLSEIQDPEIRKNHINTLLYFHEIKEVYNNQELKNFLLSLKELDTNFYSIKIQNLEGTKIVTDFLEIPEFNSLKEQALILQFQNKRLKEYQINENSLKEFLTSKNFDNHSNNLESITSKNLEYNMEGNFTLSHSKYNVKFEEGKLSKIKYKERKAEFLDSCRTYFKVSSKKDIIIEPTIESSFSFSNEKILGVRQYLNFNTKEKSIIDFFLDENLASFFISIKIVWPSDIKLDDKLLKTTNKNYLLEYSSLEIPIFEVDKETSIKITARYNDYDTYEKIIETKKDIKGYINGTEFLISKGSDQNSNFFISFLHIEKYIIYTINYKIAKRGSKRWFILNIGGSYNIVKTEDLNDYSLSLNLLLLPMNNNFDNKIKINSKIKNLLFYPNIKNMKINS; encoded by the coding sequence ATGTTGTTTAGAAAATTTAGAAGATCAAATACCTATATTGTCATTATCTCAATAACTGCTTTTGCTGAAAGCAAGTTGTATTCTATCTTATCAAATACAAAATACTTAATTGAAAATAAAAAAATATATTATAAAATACATTGGACATTTCCAACATACTTTTTTGAAATTTTAAAATTAAATCCAGAACTAAATGAATGGTTTTTTAAAAGACTTAAAAATAATGAAGATATTTATATTCCAAGCACCTACAGCGGTAGCCCCCATGAATACATGTTACACGACGAAATACATGTAGACCTATATTGGGCTTTAAAGAATCCATTTAGTAGTGGATATAAAGATTTGTTCAAAGATAACCCACCTATGTTTTATATATATAAGATGGAAAAATTAAGAAAGAAAGTACTTGAATTATATAGAAAGCTTAATTTTAACTATATAGAAGGAATAAGATATGCAAAAAATAAGAAAAAGTATTTAGTTTTTTACAAAAATAATTGTCAATTCTTATCCGAAATTCAAGACCCCGAAATACGTAAGAATCACATAAATACACTTCTTTACTTTCACGAAATTAAAGAAGTGTACAATAATCAAGAATTAAAGAATTTTTTACTCTCCTTAAAAGAACTAGATACGAACTTTTATAGCATCAAAATACAAAACCTAGAAGGTACTAAAATAGTGACAGACTTCCTAGAAATTCCAGAATTTAATTCATTAAAAGAACAAGCATTAATTCTACAATTTCAAAACAAAAGATTAAAAGAATATCAAATAAATGAAAACTCTTTAAAAGAATTTTTAACCAGTAAAAACTTTGACAATCACTCAAACAATTTAGAGTCTATTACAAGCAAAAACCTTGAATACAACATGGAAGGAAATTTTACACTATCTCATTCAAAATATAATGTGAAATTTGAAGAAGGAAAACTGAGCAAAATAAAATATAAAGAAAGAAAAGCTGAATTTTTAGACTCTTGTAGAACCTATTTTAAAGTTTCATCAAAAAAAGACATCATTATAGAACCAACTATTGAAAGCTCATTTTCATTCTCAAATGAGAAAATTTTAGGAGTTAGACAATATTTAAATTTCAATACTAAAGAGAAATCAATAATTGATTTCTTTTTAGACGAAAACCTTGCAAGCTTTTTTATATCCATCAAAATAGTATGGCCTTCTGATATAAAATTGGATGACAAGCTTTTAAAGACAACCAACAAAAATTATTTACTTGAATATTCAAGCCTAGAGATACCCATCTTTGAAGTTGATAAAGAAACAAGCATAAAGATTACTGCAAGATATAATGACTATGACACTTACGAAAAAATTATTGAAACAAAAAAAGATATTAAAGGGTATATTAACGGCACAGAATTTTTAATATCTAAAGGAAGTGACCAAAATAGCAATTTTTTTATTAGTTTTTTACATATTGAAAAATATATTATATACACAATTAACTACAAAATTGCAAAAAGAGGAAGTAAGAGATGGTTTATTTTAAATATAGGAGGCTCTTACAATATAGTAAAAACCGAAGATTTGAATGATTATTCTTTGAGCCTGAATTTATTATTACTCCCAATGAATAATAATTTTGATAACAAAATAAAGATAAATTCAAAAATAAAAAACCTACTCTTCTACCCAAACATAAAAAATATGAAAATAAATAGCTGA